The region TAATGTACCGAAAGGGGGTGGTTTACCAGCAAGCGAGGCTCAGGTAACACCGGTTCGTCTCACTTTTCTGCTTTCGAGCTGGCTCGAGACAGGGAAGGATCTCAAGAGGAGAAGAGAGGATGTCTGATCGAATAACCGAGAAGCTACAGCGGTTGCAGGAGCAGATGCTCGCGGGCACAGTCTCGCGGCGCGATTTCCTGCGCTACGCCACGATGATGGGCGTGACCGTGGGAGCCGCAGAGGCTCTGGCTTCCTGCGCCCCCAAGCCTGCGCCTACGGCAGTGCCTCCAACCAAAGTTCCGCCCACCGCAGCTCCGCCAACAGCCGTTGCACCGACTGCTGTGGCGCCGACTGCCCCGCCCCCGGCTGCGGAGAAAAAGCCGCTGGCCGGCCACATGATTCGTTACAATCCCCAGTTGTGCACTGGCTGCTCGGTCTGTGCGTTTGCCTGTGCCGACAAGTGGATGACCAAGTACTTCCCCGAAGAGGCCAAGGATACCATCAATCTCGAGTTCTCCCGCATCCGCCCTATGCGCTTTCAGTGGGTGGATATCCTCCAGAATTGCCAGTACTGCACATTGATGGAGTGGGCCGAGGGCTCGAACAAGGCGCCGTGCCAGCAGGTTTGCCCTCAGGAAGCCATCCAGGTCGTTCCCGAGGGTCAGGGTGAACCGACCTTTACCGGCTATGGCTACATGACGGTGGACCGCGATCTGTGCACCGGTCTTGACCTGTGCGGGCGCTGCCTCGAGATCTGCGAGGACCAGTTCGGCAGTGGTATCTCGTTTGACCCGATTGAGAAAAAGGCCCAGATCTGCTCGCGTTGCGGCGGTCTGCCGGCCTGTGTGGATGCCTGCCCCGAGCCAGGTGCCCTCATGTTTGCCCCGCTGCAGACCAATGGTCGCTACTGGGCGAATACCCCCTCGGCGATGGCAGAGATGCTGTTCATGAAGATCTACCAGAAGAGGAGGACGGTGTGATGGCGGAGTTGAAGGGTTACTGGCACAAGATCCTGCGGATCGACCTGTCAAAAGGTACGATCGATACGGTTGTTCCGCCAGAGGACGTCCTGCGCAAGTACATCGGCGGCTTGACCCTGGGCACGTACTATCTGCTCAAGGAAGGGATCATCGACCCCAAGATCAAACCGTTCGATCCTGAGAACCTGTGGCAGTTGCTGCTGGGCCCGATGAATGGCTACGGCCCGAACGCGCGGTCCTGCATCGTCACCAAGAGCCCCTACAACTTTTTCGGTTCGGCAACTTCAGGCGGCCAGGCTGCGGCCAATCTCAAGTTCGCCGGCTGGGATGGCATCCAGATTGTTGGCAAGGCCAGCAAGCCGGTGTACATCGAGATCATCGATGACAATGTCGCGATCAAGGACGCCTCACACGTGTGGGGCAAGGACGCTGAAGAGTCGGAGATGGAGCTGGTGCGCGGCGTGCTCGCGCCCATCGAAAAGCGCGGCCCGCTGGTGAGCGAAGCGGACATGACGCCTGAATGGGCCGCCATGCGACCGCCCAAGGGCAAGGGCATCGGCCAAAAGCGGCTGGCTTCGGCATGGGTAATCGGCACTGGTGGCGAGAATCGCGTCTGGTATTCTAACGTGATTACCGAAGGCGCGCGGGCTCACGGCCGACATGGCACAGGAGCCATTCTCGGCTCCAAGAACTGCAAAGGCATCGTGGTCCGCGGCACCAAAGGGCAGAAGCTCGCCGATAAGGC is a window of Chloroflexi bacterium ADurb.Bin180 DNA encoding:
- the ydhX_1 gene encoding putative ferredoxin-like protein YdhX precursor, whose product is MSDRITEKLQRLQEQMLAGTVSRRDFLRYATMMGVTVGAAEALASCAPKPAPTAVPPTKVPPTAAPPTAVAPTAVAPTAPPPAAEKKPLAGHMIRYNPQLCTGCSVCAFACADKWMTKYFPEEAKDTINLEFSRIRPMRFQWVDILQNCQYCTLMEWAEGSNKAPCQQVCPQEAIQVVPEGQGEPTFTGYGYMTVDRDLCTGLDLCGRCLEICEDQFGSGISFDPIEKKAQICSRCGGLPACVDACPEPGALMFAPLQTNGRYWANTPSAMAEMLFMKIYQKRRTV